In one window of Paraflavitalea soli DNA:
- a CDS encoding single-stranded DNA-binding protein: MYTLKNKVQLIGQIGSKPEARVTSTGKKWARLSLGSKVTYWNTAGKRTTEMQWHTLIAWGDLAELVKKYAVKGKNIAIEGKLINRDYIDKQGILRNVTEIILFNVELLKA, from the coding sequence ATGTACACGCTCAAAAATAAGGTACAGCTCATTGGCCAAATTGGTAGCAAGCCGGAAGCAAGGGTTACCTCCACAGGTAAAAAGTGGGCCCGTCTTTCTCTCGGTTCTAAAGTAACCTATTGGAATACTGCCGGAAAAAGAACCACTGAAATGCAATGGCATACCCTCATTGCCTGGGGTGATTTGGCCGAGCTTGTAAAAAAATATGCAGTTAAAGGCAAGAACATTGCCATAGAGGGCAAATTGATCAATCGTGATTATATAGATAAGCAGGGCATTCTCCGTAATGTAACCGAGATCATTTTATTCAATGTAGAGCTACTAAAAGCTTGA
- a CDS encoding fibronectin type III domain-containing protein — protein MKTPRLKLDFVRLSDPELEIKAQAIVAAMTDNTYFTTPVPALTVVNSHITAYATALSKALTRDKAEVANKNLMRSLLEKTLMDLAGYVTFTSGGSEAALVSSGFDLAKPAANLPPISVPDNFSVGNGVNEGEVVSSVDRVTGARSYIHEYTADPLTPTSEWTQQFTTVRKATITDLEPGKKYWFRVAAIGPRQQIAYTNVQLRMAA, from the coding sequence ATGAAAACACCGCGTTTAAAACTTGATTTTGTAAGACTGTCTGATCCCGAACTGGAAATAAAAGCCCAGGCTATTGTAGCAGCAATGACCGATAATACGTATTTCACCACCCCGGTTCCTGCACTCACAGTTGTAAATTCGCATATAACGGCCTACGCTACTGCCCTATCTAAAGCACTAACACGCGACAAGGCAGAGGTAGCTAACAAAAACCTTATGCGCAGCTTATTGGAAAAAACATTGATGGACCTTGCCGGCTATGTAACCTTTACATCCGGTGGCAGTGAGGCGGCCCTCGTGAGCAGCGGCTTTGACCTTGCAAAGCCTGCAGCCAACCTGCCGCCCATCAGCGTGCCCGACAATTTTTCAGTAGGCAACGGTGTAAATGAAGGCGAGGTAGTTTCCAGCGTAGACCGCGTCACAGGTGCCCGATCCTACATTCATGAATATACAGCCGACCCGCTGACACCCACCAGCGAATGGACACAACAATTTACAACGGTGCGCAAAGCCACCATTACCGATCTTGAGCCAGGTAAGAAATACTGGTTCAGGGTGGCAGCAATCGGCCCCCGCCAGCAAATTGCCTATACCAATGTTCAACTGCGCATGGCAGCCTGA
- a CDS encoding AAA family ATPase, producing MLDSLAIKNFRNLKDLTIPSLGKVNLITGKNNTGKSAILEAIAIYASRADMGVILQQLEDRGEYYNDGESKGDLTEILIRSFSSLFNNRFIGFDSKDAILIGPIQFPLLENRVFEDIPVSLRFRKYIDESNADAQGNVIFRGRIPVEEYSLGTFKSDAKIGLEIAVGFESFILPLDKKVSLYNVSRNRIYEGNFQFVKTGSLDREFNGRLFDKITLTEKERYVINALKFIEPFTDRIAFVEEVKGKRTAVIKLTGSVAILPLRSMGDGINRIFTIILAMVNAEGGYLLIDEFENGLHYTVQEQLWSIIFKLAQELNIQVFATTHSEDCIAAFSRVLNTPNQTLQGKLIRLDNVNGTIQQVEYNAEELKIATDQNIETR from the coding sequence ATGCTTGATTCATTAGCAATAAAGAATTTCCGCAATTTAAAGGACCTTACAATCCCCTCCTTGGGTAAGGTGAATCTGATCACTGGTAAAAACAATACTGGCAAATCAGCCATTTTAGAAGCTATTGCCATTTATGCCTCCAGGGCCGATATGGGAGTAATACTTCAACAGCTTGAAGATAGGGGAGAGTATTATAATGATGGAGAGTCAAAGGGAGATCTTACTGAAATTCTTATACGTTCTTTTTCATCATTGTTCAATAATCGCTTTATAGGGTTTGATTCTAAAGACGCTATTTTAATAGGTCCCATTCAATTTCCACTACTAGAAAATCGTGTTTTTGAAGATATACCGGTTTCCCTCCGATTTAGAAAGTATATTGATGAGAGTAATGCCGATGCTCAGGGTAATGTTATTTTTAGAGGCAGGATACCGGTAGAGGAATACAGTTTGGGTACATTTAAGTCAGATGCAAAAATTGGCCTTGAAATAGCAGTTGGCTTTGAATCATTTATTTTGCCTCTTGATAAAAAGGTCTCCTTGTATAATGTTTCGAGAAACCGAATCTATGAAGGTAATTTTCAGTTTGTAAAAACAGGAAGCTTAGATAGAGAATTTAATGGTCGATTGTTCGATAAAATCACTCTTACTGAAAAAGAGCGGTATGTAATTAATGCGCTTAAATTTATAGAGCCTTTTACGGATAGAATAGCCTTCGTTGAAGAGGTAAAGGGTAAAAGAACTGCGGTTATAAAATTGACTGGTTCAGTGGCTATATTGCCGCTTCGTAGTATGGGTGATGGTATCAATCGCATATTTACTATTATACTTGCAATGGTAAACGCTGAAGGCGGCTATTTATTAATAGATGAATTTGAAAACGGATTACATTATACCGTACAAGAACAACTTTGGAGTATAATTTTCAAGTTAGCCCAGGAATTAAACATTCAGGTATTTGCCACTACACATAGTGAAGATTGTATCGCTGCTTTTAGCAGAGTATTAAACACACCCAACCAAACTTTACAGGGGAAATTAATTCGACTTGATAATGTAAATGGAACCATTCAACAGGTCGAATACAATGCAGAGGAATTAAAAATTGCTACAGACCAAAACATTGAAACCCGGTAA
- a CDS encoding helix-turn-helix domain-containing protein: MHVTYFLKLFLLSYIMSSQENSAIDQYAIDFVKKLMEEKEIDRQGIADILGLSRSFVRDVELGYNRAKYNLRHINALADYFGMSPREFLPEKAFPVDGVEERVVKAPVKKAAAKKAAVKKVAAKKVPAKKAGRNNR, encoded by the coding sequence ATGCACGTCACGTATTTTTTAAAACTTTTTTTACTTAGCTATATAATGAGTAGCCAAGAAAATAGCGCAATTGATCAATATGCAATAGACTTCGTTAAGAAGCTTATGGAAGAAAAAGAGATTGATCGACAAGGTATAGCTGATATCCTCGGTCTTTCTCGTTCGTTTGTTAGGGATGTTGAATTGGGTTATAATAGAGCCAAATACAATCTTCGCCACATCAATGCCCTGGCCGATTACTTTGGCATGTCTCCCCGCGAGTTCCTGCCCGAAAAAGCCTTCCCGGTAGATGGGGTGGAAGAGAGGGTGGTGAAGGCTCCGGTGAAGAAGGCGGCGGCTAAGAAAGCGGCTGTGAAAAAGGTGGCTGCTAAGAAAGTTCCAGCTAAGAAGGCTGGCCGAAATAATAGGTAG